DNA sequence from the Cucumis melo cultivar AY chromosome 6, USDA_Cmelo_AY_1.0, whole genome shotgun sequence genome:
ACTAACAATCAGTATCTTACATGTTAAATTTCTAATAACCAAACTAACATAGCTAAACATTAACTATCTACTCTATCTCCTATATATTGTGACGAAGGCGGGAAGTTAAAGCTACCTTATCAAAGCATTGGAAGGCTCCAATTCCTGGAAATCTCCATGTTCCATTTTGCTCAGGGTAGGATGGATAACGGAGCTCACCAGCTGGGCCCATTCCCACTTGGATTTCCTAAAccaaaatatcaaaatacaGACAGTTCGAGTTCAGCCTATCATACACATCAATTAGTAAAGAGAACTAATAAAAAGAAGTTGCAAACAAAGCAGATGGAATCGTTTTTTTACCACAATGGTGTCACCAAGAAGGTGCTTGAAATTGTCCTTGAAAGCGCGCATGAAGTCTGCGTAACACTGGACAGGCGTTCGGCCTTTAAGAACAGGAAGGGTGTCGCATCCCAATGATATGTATTCATAATTCCTTCTCCCCCATTGATCGGTATACGCAAGGTCTGGATCTTTATCCATCTCTTCCACTGCCCATTTAGGTAAAGGAATACTGCACCCAGATAAGAAAGAACACCACATCATTTACAAACCTCAATCAGAATTAGCACTGCAGAAATTCAACAAAAGTTTGACCAAATTTCCAGCTTAAGGGCAGTGAATTTCTAGTTTGATCATACACAATCCAAAGAGCTAAATATATTTTCTACTCCCTAAAATACTGTGTTCTAACATTCTCCACTTACACCATTTCCTTCCTAATTGAGATCTGCTGAGATTATGAACTTACATTGAAATTTATAGAAGACTTAAGCCCCTCCAAGTTGGCATAAACTCATCTTTTCCTCTATTAAGTGCCCTAATTCTTAATCTCAATTACCGACTTAGATAACTTCAACAGTCATGAATTAAAGTGAAAGTACAAAGTAAAAGAACTTGATTAAAGAGAGACATGAATATTGAATAATAACAGTAGCCATGGAAGTTCAATCTTCAGGTTCAAGGTTGATCGATTAACTTAACCAGATTGACAAGCAATTCCTCTCCAAGAATACTTGaatgaatcttgaaaaagaaacaaataagagaaaaaggaaaaggggCTTACGTGACAGAGTCACCAACGTTTCCGCCACATTGATGGAAGGACATGACGGCTTGGACTTTGAGGCCGTGCTTTTTAGCCATTTCTAAAAGCTCTGTATAGCCTCCCCAGTTGTACGAACCAGGCGAGTCTCTCTCCACCAATCCCCACCACACATCCATCATGATCCCCTCAACTCCGGCGCTCTTCAACGCTTGTAAACTCGCGTTCATCGCCTTCCTCCGATTCACCGTATTCCCCATCGTCACACTGTCCAACGGCATCATCACATACACTGGAACTCCTTTCTCCTTCCCTTTCTCACCTCCTTCTTTATACTCCCTCACCTCCGTCGGAGCCGCTACCTCCGTCGCAAACGCTTGACACGCCACCGACAAATCGGGCCGTATCCCTCCCAGCACCGGCGATCTGCAAGGACTCAACGGCGGCGACAGCGCATCTACTCCTTCCGTCCTCTGCACTCTACATCTAAGAGGTGACGATGCCGACTTCCTCAACACCGCCGTATTCACTGCCGCCGACGCTTCACCGGCTGAGGTGTTACTTGCTTCCGAAGTCATCGGCGTTCCGGCAAGCGCCCCAATCTGATGCGTGATACTCAAAGCCATATCCAATAAAATCAAACGAGAAACTTAACACAAAAGAATATGGATTTCGATTTCTACAAACGACTTTAAAGACGAAACTTCGAAACTTGCAAAATTGTAATTTGTTCTTAAGAGTTTTTAGATTTGTGTATGGCAATTTTCAATTTGCTACTGTATAGGCTCATCGgttctcatatatatatatatagcgcTCGGATCGGATAAAAGATAATCTAAAATGGAGCTGTTAATCTTGCAACACGTGTCTTTCACTACACGTGGCGAGAAGCGAGACTGTGGAGGAGGCGACGGCTACGATCACTCGACGCACGTGAAGTTGGACGGTGAGATTTTTCTTTACGAGAAAGTTCCAATAAATCGGCTTTCTTGTTCGGTTTCCAAAGCGAATTGCTTCCTGACACGTGGACGGCTCAAATGCTTACGTGTTACGCGTACTTACCTATCttttaactttcttttttctttcctaaaataacaaatttttgtTAAATTCTTAATTTCGAAGGAagggaaaataaaataaaataaatagtaaTTACTAAATTATGTGTTCCTATGATTAATTTATAGATAAGTCAAATCATAGAttattacaaattaaatattattaaaatgaTTGAGTTATAATCGATCTCCATAATTTAAATAAAgttaaattttagtttaataataaaattataagaattaaaaattaaaatactaagttttaattttattttttttaaaggaaccATTTTGCTAAAATCAGCATGGGGAAATGggacaaaaaaaatgaaattaaagtaataataataagattgaattaaatttattgtcTAATTTGATGACATTgacattttcaattttatgtaaGAAAGTTAgccaaaagagagaaaaagaaaagaagaagagtaGAAAATGAGGTGTGAAATAGAGAGAAGGGAAAGTGAAGGTAGAAAAGGCTTAATGACCACATGATTATGATTTGGCCAAAGTGATGGGACCTTCTCATTTGTCTTTGTCAATGGCCAATTTAATTTGACCAAAAAAAACATAGTAATATCTTGGGaacattttatattttaattaccaaaattactgctttttcaaacatttacaaaatatatacatatagaaatctttattgatgatatattagaaacctttctatattttgtaaatatttaaattcatttggTGATCCTTTAAAATGTtgtttatatttgttatttcatatcaaattcattcaaaatttaaatgagggttaaaaaactatttgattagattttcatttgaaaatgagttaataGACGCATTCTCACATGCTTTCGATGAATTATAGATCAGaagtaaatttgattttttacaaaagaaaaacaagtttGGATTGAACTAATACCCTACAATCTCAAGTGCTAACAACGTCCATGACTCCCATGTTGTCACATGCAAATATGGACATATATGTCAAAGAATACACTTATAAATCCTCACTCAATCACTCCATATGAGTGAGTAGGTAACCTTAGAACAAGAGAGACTTGACCTTTCATTTTTATCAGATTTAGCTGAATTAGTCAATGTCACACCCACTATATTCAACGTAAGTTttttagttgataatattacaTCAATACGACGATCTCTTATGCGACTTAGTTCAAGCAGACTTATACCATTCTAGAGGGGAGCAAATCAAAGGTCAGAGGAAAGGTTCGAGGTAAGCATTTTATGTAATTTGATAAACAAGACAAAAACAATATCTATACTTAAAGTTAGATTTAAATGTAGAACTTTGATAATAAGATTGCCTTAAAGAAACTTTCAAAGTCAAATAATAAGTACTCAAAGGCTTAAACATGTGATTCAAAAAGGAACCATGTGGAGAGAGATATCCcctttcttttttacaaaaatttttTTTAGCCTTTTCACCCTTCTATTGGGacctttttattcttttgtgGTTCTAAATTCTTTGCttgtgaaaatatttaaatttttttaaaataaattaccaaTGGCACAAAATTAACGGAGGTCTAATAATCCAAACGGTATCGTGTTGTCTATTATCCTCATGctaaataaagttttttttttaatcattctcTTTCCACTTTgccatttttaataaattagtaaaaaaatattgatgaaatattaacagatgttgatgttgatagatatattttttttagaaaacataaagatgaaaaactataaataatttcgaaaacagtgaataaatactttatatttttaaacaaattaatatgtttattatttatacTATATTCACATGGATGATATTTTagtgtttttttatatatatatttttagattttttttaacgatataatataaatttaggTTTGATCATTATAACGATGATAAGTCATAAAAATGAGAAAATATCGACGAAAATGATAAGATTTTATGTTTTATGTACTTGACATCATATGTTGGTATGAATTCTTTTGCAAATTAGTATGGATACAAGACCGAAGTCATAAAATAGTATTTGTTTTAGTTTcgaaaaaaatcaataaattttttacctaataaatagataaataaaggatatacctaaaatttaaaataaataaataaatacccATAAATTGCACAAACCAAACTTTTACAAACAAGTTTTATTGGGATATTCATTAGGTCAAATATGAGTTTGGTTTTACTTATTTTAGTTCTTCATCTAAAAAGAGGAAGAAACAATTATCaataaaaatgttatttttttttaataataacaaaataaatttgtcaATCTTACCTTATAATTAGGCTTCAAACTTTGAGGAATTGGGTTACATATATGATTATCAAGTCGCTTAACTTTGATTAATATTGGCCTTTTTCGAAACAAAGTTTtatgtttctttatatttttatgGTTATCAAGATAATAACGAGAAAAAAACTACGACAAGAACTTACCTCTAGGTCAAACGTTGTTTATTTTGTGAGATTTGCTTCTCTTGCCGGAAGGTGAAGCTTTTGTTGTGGAAGTCGAATTTCGGGTGGCTCAGGTGAATGGGTCGAACCTCTAGATTTTGGTTAAACTGCTCAATGGTTTAATTTTACCAACTTTGTTGACTATTCTTTATATTCATATCTTAATTAGATCTTTTCACTatgttaaattttgtttctGCATAGGGAGTGAAATTCTTCGACTCACACTCTTGCTTGACATGCATGGTCAAGATGGGATGCAATTTGTTTGGCAATCATCTTTAACTATCTGACTTTTAAAGTTATGTGGTTATatgacaagaaaaagaaaaagaaaacatgtcTTAAGTAACTTAACTATCTACTCTTATTAATACGTACGTGTTGGTTAATATATAGTCTAGTTTAGTAATATTTTGATTGAGACTTTTGATTTTCCTCATAGTGAGTCTCTCTTGTCAAGATTTTGATATCTCAAAGTTATGATCCCAACCTAGTCAAGAATACATGTGTTTAATCACTTAAAGTTACACTCACGTCAATACATATCATTGATTATATTGCTCGTATTAGTAATTCATTTgactttttcaaattttcagtGAATTAGAGAGTTTGAAccatatattataatatattacaCGTTAGTAGAATTTTACTTGCTTTACCTAATAAGTAACAATCTCGTGGTTGGTGAGTCTTTGAACCCATacattttctttccttctttggTATGATATTATGTATAAAGAAATTTAAACCACAAATGGTAATTGCCATCCCattttatttgtaaatttaaGTGCATTGACTTGGGCAATGGAATCAAGACATTCTATATATACAACTTTGTTTTGTTGTTCATAATCatcaatggaaaaaaaaaatcccttaAATGGGATATAAATTATGGTTGTTACAATTCCCATAACGTTTTTCTTTGGGTTTGAATTAAATGGGAATGAAATCATAATAAATATTTAACAACGTCATGGTTTCCTCGTGCCATTATTATTTCCATTGGTTACTTGTATATAAAAtaacagaaacaaaaaagaaaaaaagccaTAAAAGGGAAATGCCAGCCACCCCTTCACCTATCACAAAACGCCACGTGGAGATAATTTCATTCCAAGTTTTGAAATTCCTTGTAAATGGCCGTTCTTATTATAGACACACCCCCAAGTTGTTCTGAGTTCGTTGGTAAATTTAATGATCCcatcaaccttttttttttttttcttcttctcttcggtTCTTAGTTCTTACTTTCTTCTTCCacaatttattttcttagtTGCTAAGAATAttcaaatcaaaatcaaaacatCTATATCCATCTTATTTACAAACAATCATACACATTTCATAGAAAGACATACTAAAACTAAAGCATTAGAGGAATTTAACACAATTATATATCactagaaagaaagagagaaaaaaaacaaacttgattcacttgttcatcatcatcatcatcatcaataatCACCGGTAGGGGTTGAAGATTTTGGTTCCACTCTGTTCAACTGAATCCCCATTTTTTGGGCTTCATCTTCATCGTGATATATGTAAGCAAATCCTCCATGGCGGGTTAGATCCATGCCCGCCATTTCATCTTCGGTTGAGATTCTAAGAAGCTTCAACTTATGAAGAACATAGAACAATGGCCCCATCGTTGCACTCACCCATCCTACAATCACCAATATCTGTATCAAATGTGCGGCCAATAATCTTCCGCCGCCACCCATCAGCAGTCCGTAGGGCCGCCCCGATCCGCCGTACACTTCCGTTACATACTCCTCAGTTGCAAAGAGTGCCGTGAAAATCACTCCCCACGCACCACACCCACCGTGGAGTTGAGCGGCTTCTAATGGATCGTCGTATTTCACCTTCTCCGCGATTCGGTTGCAGGATATCAGTACAACGGCAGCGACAAAGCCGCAGATGATTGCTGCCCATGGTTCGACGACGGAACAGCCGGCAGTGATGGCGGCGAACCCGCCGAGGAGTCCGTTACAAACGTCCGTCACGTTCCAATGGCCTGAGAGGAATCGCTTCCCGAAAAGCGTGGTGAGTGCCGCCGTGCATCCGGCGAGTGTGGTGGTTACTGCTGTTCGTCCGACGGCGCTCCATTGGCCGTAGAAGTTTCCCGTGGTGTAAGGGACGAGAATCTTCGTGAATGAACCTGGATTGAAACCGTACCATCCGAACCAGAGCATGAAAGTTCCGAGAACAACTAAAGAAGCGCTGTGCCCTCGCAGAGCCACCGACCGGCCATTGTGATCGAATCGACCGATTCTCGGCCCTTCGATAAACGCCCCCCATAGACCAGCAATTCCCCCAACCATATGAACGACTCCGGAGCCAGCGAAATCGATAACTCCCGACCCAAATAACAAATGACCATCCGATTTCATAACCCCAGCCCAACCATCGGGCGACCAAAACCAATGAGAAACCACCGGATAAACAAATCCAGTCAAAACAGATGAATAAATCAAatatgcaacaaactgagtccgCTCAGCGATAGATCCACTGGTAATCCCAGCGGCAGCGATCGCAAAAGCCCACTGGTAAAGGAAAACACTGTAATCAGCAGTGGAGGTCGGAAATGAGGTAAGGCCAAAGTTATGGCGACCAATGAAGCCACCAGAAGGGGAGCCGAATGCGAAGGCGTATCCGAAAAGGTAATAGAAGAGGCCCCCCGCAGCGGCATCGAGGACATTAGTAAGCATGATGTTCATGGTGTTTTTGGCACGGACAGAGCCGGCACAGAGCATGGCGAAGCCGAGTTGCATAGAGAATACGAGGTAGGCGGAGAAGAGGAGGTAGGTGTTATCGAGGGCATTTCTGGTGTCGGAAAAGTTGTTGGTGACGGTAGTGAATTGGTCGCAAATGAAATTAGCGGCGGCGGTGGCGTTGGTGGTGTTGGGACCGAGAAGCTGAGAGAGATGGGCGGCGCAGAACCCTGAATCCATTGGAAGAAGGAAGACGAGAGGACTCTATAGTTTAAGTTCTACCATTTCTCCTCATTTATAGGAGAGATGAAGACAGAAAGGATAtcgcaatttttttttaaaaaaattaaattacagATTCTTTCCCTATGACTTTTAGAAATTTCGAATTTAGTCCCTACAAATCTCATAAATATTTTCTAGaaccaatttctttttttagaaaaaacgttattttttcttttttgtaaagccaaaaaagaaattcacatttaattttttcaaaGTTTGTTTCTAATTCTAAAATCCTCAATTTAATTTCAACTATTTAAATTAGGGTTCATTTCATAAACAAATTGAAATATATCACCTAGTCGAACTACTTTAATTGAGTTTAAAATGTATAGtaagattaaattaaattaatcgtggatgatttaataaattattattaatacacatgattaatcatcaacaaaattattaaaaaaatagttcgtaattatttattaatattgcTAATATCCATCGTACAGACAGACTTACTTTATAACCATAGGGAATTGGGGAGGGAATCTACCCATTTGCTAATTGGATTAAGACAATAAAGTATACAACTTTTTACAAAGTTTATAATTACTCTACATATTATAAAAAcacaaatataaaattttaaaatattatcataTCTAAACAAAAATTCGAGACTTTACTATCAATTATTGGAGTTGttataattaaacaaaatatcataatataatatattctttttaacatttggtgttttttttattattattatttggaaaaGCAATCAAATTACAATATTTAGTATTAGAAATAAAGAGTtatctaaataattaaaataggCTTTTTATAGGAAATAcaacttcattttctttttcatttttaattaagTAAAGTTGAGTTGGGTTTGGGAAAGTTAATTCGTGTTATTTAACATTCCTATGTTTATATAGAATTgagagattttttaaaaatttattcccttatatttaattaattttcactTTGATTTCAATCATTCGACGCTAAAACGATTAGTTCTTGTAATTGGAATCATGATTTTAGAAAGTGAGTAAAAATAGTTACAATCAATAACGATTATTATTGAAAATCGTTAgtatattgaaaattttgaaacatgCGTAAACTTAATTCTTCAAACACAATTTATAGAAAATTGAACTATGTAATAAATGCATATACAATTCTTGATGAAAATACATATACTCAGAATTATTGTATGGTTGCACatatgaaattttttaaaaaagatttaaattaaGGCAAGTGGACAATTAtgaatattgaaataattttttttttcataattattgaaataataaaatttaaattatatttggaTACGAAAATACAAGTTTATTTATATACGAAAATGATAACAAATGTAAATGAATTTAAACATAACGTGAATCAAGTAACGTAAAATTATCTAACTTCGATTAGGAGTAATtttatagaaaatgaaattCACTTGTTTTAATTGATAATTTAAAGCCATTAATACCTTCCTATATATACATAATTGTTTGTTTGTGATCACATGAATCATCTAAATAGAATCTTTTTTTGGATCTATTTATGAAGGGAGTGGATGTGAATGTTTGaataattaatattacattGGAATCttgtattaattattattttttggtaTGGAAGAATCTTATTTTTGGAAaagataaaatatattttgaaagaaTCAAATTATTAAGTCCTTCAACGATTTTATGAGATGTCATTAGTGATCCAAAAGTCAAAATAATCCACTTTTCGAGAAATCAACGTACTCCAAAAGCCCATAGATTTCTTTCTATTGttgaaacatttttaaatataaattaaaatatttacacataGCGATGTCTATCGATGTTCGtcatttatgaaatttttatataaatagtttgtcattttttacaattctctattattatacttattttttattaattggAATTTGTGTGTATTTAGTCGTTAAAATTTTATGATAATTTGGTAAGCTTTTAATTTTCTATCAAAGGATTAGTTTTCAAATCTATTTAAACTTTTACCGTACATGGCTACATGTTAGAACGTTTATGATAATAGTTTCTTTTAATGAgtttcaaatacatttttatatCGATCTTATTTTATCAATGTAAAGTTAAAACtacaacatatatataaatataggaCGAGATGTTAGAAACTTAGATAATATAGAGTAAAATTCAATAATACTATTTACCTCTTTTGCATCGAGATTATATATTCTTTTCCATTCTTTAAGATAGAAAACCATAAATTTAAAAcgacaaattaataaaatataatccTTTTTACTTTTCCCATTTGTATCGTTGACAATAAATTTGTTTATGTTATTTGGAAGTTGATATCTCTACCTTTCAACCAGTAAAAACACCTGTGCATTTTTGTTGATAACGTATGATAAttacttttatcttttaaaGTCAAATTACCTATTATGCATAGGAGGGAACTCATAATCTTTAATATTCTCACCAATTaaaatattgaatattttaatgatcaattatttaaatataataaaattctaATCGATTGAGATGTTCCATTAATTTCTCAATCAATCAAATTCAACCCCTATAGATGTGTGACATCAACAATACATTATAATAGTGATAAATCAAAGTATAGTTGAACAACACTCCCCCATTGGCCTATTTTTATTGAAATATATTGATTTAACTTTTGCATAATATTTAATATTCCAAAACAATTAATTAGGGGgaaacaggaaaaaaaaaatgttttgttATCGAACTTATATGATTGCCTTCACGAACTTTGttgattgttttcaaatttaatggaaaaaactaaaaagataccatttttacaaatttaaaaaggtTATCGGCATAAACTCAAGGTCAGAAGATCTCATTTGAGTTTTTCCCATCTTCTATCATCATCATTATAACATTTGACAGTATACATACATATAGCTAAAAAAATAATCATACATATAAGATTTGACGCTATATATACTTAATTGTTGTATTAACAATATAGAACTTTCTTGAAAAGTTAGGCCGCCGCCGTCGCCACTACCACCAATAGCCTTTATCATCTCATATTGTTCTTACCAAAGAGACGTATATCGGTATTGAATGCTTTCTCGGTGCCTTTTAGGTTAAAAGGAAAATGAACATTGTATATTACACAAAAGAATAGTAACCCAAAAGTGAataagataaaaagaaataaaataaataacttgACAATTAAATCTTATTCAACTCGAGTTCTAAGAATTTGGTTGAAAATCTGATtttgaataatttgaattatCAATTCGACCAATCTAAAAGTTCGAGTTGGTGTAAGAAAATCTAGCTAATTCGATACGATCGAATGAGTGTGGAGGTTGATTTTGAAAAACAGAGTTTGAGGTTGGGTCATTCATAGCTATATTTATTAAAGCTATTACTCAAAAATCCCATTTTAGAATGGTGTGACCAATTTCCAAAATTTCTGGAAAATGGGAATTACGAGATTATTATCAACATCAACCTCACGGGGATGGTTCAAATTCCGGGCTCCAATTCACACTCACACAACGCTATCCCCCAGATTCCATCTTCCCCACCGTTCATTTCCCATGCTTAATTCCTCCTCCGCCGTCTCCGCCTCCCGCCGCCGTCTCCGGGGAGTCGTCTTCGACATGGACGGAACCCTAACTGTACCTGTCATCGATTTCGCCGCTATGTATCAATCGGTGCTTGGCGATGAGGAGTATGTCAGAATTAAAGCTCTCAATCCATCCGGCATCGATATTTTGCACATTATTCAGAGCTGGGCTCCTGAGAAGCAGCGGAGGGCGTATGAGGTAATCGCCGATTTTGAGCGTCAGGGGATTGATCGCCTCCAAATTATGCCCGGTCAGTATTGGGCTGGCTTGTGCTTACCTTCTTTTTCCCCCAAATTTTGTTCTGTGTTTGTTTCTGATCGCTAGCGGCTTTGTCTCAACAGCTTAAATAGATGGGAGATTTTACTCGTCAGATTCCATGTTACTTATAATGTGAGAAGTTAGGTCTTTGGTTATCTCAACCAAATTCTTGATGATTGTACATTGCAGGTGCTGCTGAGCTTTGTACCTTTCTTGATTCCAAGAATATAAGGTTTACAATTTAcaccttttttcttcttcatttactGTCTGTCAACTCTTACCTTGAGTGTAGTttgagcaactcttctcaaggAAAATTGGAGTCTAGTCTTTATGGTTTTGAGAGAGAGAATTTAGCTTCAACTAACTTTATCTGAACTATAGGGCCAAATTTGCAATTTAACCACATACTCCACCCCCAATTTACACATAACACACGTGGTGGtgcctttattttatttggaaaggaaaaagaaaaaaagaaccaaGAGGGAGTAGAAGAGAAGGAAGATAAAGATTCAACATTATGTGATACTTCTTAGTTTATCTAGCGGTCTCACCACAATGTCACAAGTGTCttgtgatttttttaaaaaagaaatacgtTAGTGTGAAATTTCTCAATTCACTGTATATAGGTTTAAAGCAGACTAATCGACCAATTCTTGTCTATTCTATGGTTCAGTTTATTTAGTATCtaagaaaagaattaaagatGATAAACAGCAAAATTTTGCACTTGCACAAGGGCAAGGTACATTGTTGTGCACATGATTGTGGGAATACCTTTTCTTTATGCCTCCCTTTTGTGTATTTATAGTGTTAATATTTTTATCCGGTGCTACATGTCAGGAGGGGACTAATTACTCGCAATGTAAAGGAAGCTGTTGATATTTTTCACGAGCGTTTTGGTGTAAGTTTGATTTTTCTTATGAGGCTCTCTGCACATTATAATGACGATTTACAGCTATCTGTTAGGTTTTTAATTTCCAGGCTTGCAGCTGCATTCTACTTGATATGTTTTGAAATTGGAGCAACTTGAGCTTTTAGGATGTTGCCTGTTTGCTTATGTAGATAAAAGTTAAATTCATTTTCCAAAATAGTCTTCCATTTCAATAGAATGAGGGATTATGATCATGAAATTTCTCCTTACCAACCACAACAATGCATTTTCTTAGAGCTTACAATACTCTAGTAATGCTTTCATCCTCATTCAATTGGTTAGCCCTTGATTTCATCTGTCTTGTTCAGGGATCTCTTTGTTGACACTTTAATAACTTTCTTTGGACTTTAGTACACGAGAATCCCAGAGCCTATGGGAGGGTCCCTCTGTTGATGTTTCACTCTTTATATTAGTTTCATGAACTGGCCGTATTGCATGTCTCAGGTTATTGGCGATTTCTCAGTAGATTGCTTTCTGTGGGCCTATGGCCTTAGAAATTCCGGTCTTACTTCTACATACATCTGGGCATTAGGATACAACTATAAATTCACCTTATGTGAAAAATTGTCCGTCACCTTCTTTATCTCCGTCTCTCAAACATTCATACCATTTCTTGCAAACCAAAAGGAACCTTCATATCTTCCTGTCTCCTTACTGTTGCATCATGTGCATTGGACTGTAGATGGGAAACCACCTTCATTTTCATAAACTGGCCTCTTGATTTTGGAATTTCTGTGTTCAACTTTGGATAGTTTTCCCGTCTGAAACTGCTTTATTTTCTTGCTCCTTGGATCAGTCTCCGTTCAAGAAGCAAGCTAAAGTCCTTTGGTTGAATTTTGCTGGAGCTTTTCGTTGGACAATGAAAGATCGAAAGGATCTTCTTTGATGAGGAAGAACCCCTCGTTTTTTAGCGATTCAATTGCTTTTTTAGATATCTCTTTGTTGTAAACTTATAGTTCCGCATCTGTTTGTAAATACATGCATGTGGTAGTGTATGCTTGTGTATGTTCATTCCATTTCTTAAACTTTCTTCTGATGTTTTTGTTGCTGCAGTGGACATTTCAACCAGCCTTAAGCAGGGAATTTGGTTCTTATAAACCTAATCCGGCTCCCCTACTTCATATCTGCTCTTCTTGGGATGTCCTCCCTAATGAAGTAATCATGATCGGCGACAGCCTCCGAGATGATGTAAGTGTAATTTTAACAGTCTATCGGTGTTCAATGGATATTACTCTTTCCTAGTCCATTCGTTCTTACTGATACTATACGTGGAATTACCATTATTAAGTGCGAACA
Encoded proteins:
- the LOC103483532 gene encoding beta-amylase 1, chloroplastic-like; this translates as MALSITHQIGALAGTPMTSEASNTSAGEASAAVNTAVLRKSASSPLRCRVQRTEGVDALSPPLSPCRSPVLGGIRPDLSVACQAFATEVAAPTEVREYKEGGEKGKEKGVPVYVMMPLDSVTMGNTVNRRKAMNASLQALKSAGVEGIMMDVWWGLVERDSPGSYNWGGYTELLEMAKKHGLKVQAVMSFHQCGGNVGDSVTIPLPKWAVEEMDKDPDLAYTDQWGRRNYEYISLGCDTLPVLKGRTPVQCYADFMRAFKDNFKHLLGDTIVEIQVGMGPAGELRYPSYPEQNGTWRFPGIGAFQCFDKYMLSSLKAAAEASGKPEWGSTGPTDAGGYNNWPEDTPFFRKDGGGWNSTYGEFFLTWYSQMLLDHGERILTAATSTFENTGVKISVKIAGIHWHYGHRSHAPELTAGYYNTRYRDGYLPIARMLARHGAIFNFTCIEMRDHEQPQDALCAPEKLVRQVAQATHKAQVPLAGENALPRYDEFAHEQILQASSFIGDEDSEESEMCAFTYLRMNPHLFEAENWRRFVAFVKKMKEGKNPDKCWEQVEREAEHFVHVTQPLVQEAAVALMH
- the LOC103483533 gene encoding ammonium transporter 1 member 1-like, which encodes MDSGFCAAHLSQLLGPNTTNATAAANFICDQFTTVTNNFSDTRNALDNTYLLFSAYLVFSMQLGFAMLCAGSVRAKNTMNIMLTNVLDAAAGGLFYYLFGYAFAFGSPSGGFIGRHNFGLTSFPTSTADYSVFLYQWAFAIAAAGITSGSIAERTQFVAYLIYSSVLTGFVYPVVSHWFWSPDGWAGVMKSDGHLLFGSGVIDFAGSGVVHMVGGIAGLWGAFIEGPRIGRFDHNGRSVALRGHSASLVVLGTFMLWFGWYGFNPGSFTKILVPYTTGNFYGQWSAVGRTAVTTTLAGCTAALTTLFGKRFLSGHWNVTDVCNGLLGGFAAITAGCSVVEPWAAIICGFVAAVVLISCNRIAEKVKYDDPLEAAQLHGGCGAWGVIFTALFATEEYVTEVYGGSGRPYGLLMGGGGRLLAAHLIQILVIVGWVSATMGPLFYVLHKLKLLRISTEDEMAGMDLTRHGGFAYIYHDEDEAQKMGIQLNRVEPKSSTPTGDY
- the LOC103483534 gene encoding haloacid dehalogenase-like hydrolase domain-containing protein At2g33255 produces the protein MGITRLLSTSTSRGWFKFRAPIHTHTTLSPRFHLPHRSFPMLNSSSAVSASRRRLRGVVFDMDGTLTVPVIDFAAMYQSVLGDEEYVRIKALNPSGIDILHIIQSWAPEKQRRAYEVIADFERQGIDRLQIMPGAAELCTFLDSKNIRRGLITRNVKEAVDIFHERFGWTFQPALSREFGSYKPNPAPLLHICSSWDVLPNEVIMIGDSLRDDVGCGKGAGAFTCLLDQTGRYNSEHFTKLDLEPDFKVSALGEVLHLLDANFDLTA